In one Plasmodium falciparum 3D7 genome assembly, chromosome: 14 genomic region, the following are encoded:
- a CDS encoding E3 SUMO-protein ligase NSE2, putative, with protein MSRRKKEISDETEKHAEDETVDEIPYFKEIWNKLDQYEEEYLPSNEIQKYHCNLQKSLFNILFSIKYFNEINIDSQYLKLVNKFVKLKLQGNQSDEKDISRLARFYLKNEKENDEDELLLDEELGVFPTKCPISQMPFENPVTQRFSKNRKACVHTFEKAFILRLMHNKDTIECPIAACKKKVYKSSLHPDYEFLHHSRYKKFRDHITDALEYFNNIRNEEKEILDFAE; from the exons atgagcagaagaaaaaaggaaatatctGATGAA ACAGAAAAACATGCTGAGGATGAAACAGTAGATGAG ATACCttattttaaagaaatatGGAATAAACTTGATCAATATGAAGAAGAATATCTTCCGTCAAATGAAATTCAGAAATATCATTGTAACTTGCAAAAAAGtttgtttaatattttattctccataaaatatttta atgaaataaatattgatTCCCAATATTTAAAACTAGTAAACAAATTTGTCAAATTGAAATTACAAG GAAATCAGAGCGACGAAAAAGATATATCCAGATTAGCAAgg ttctatttaaaaaatgaaaaagaaaatgatgaagatgaattATTACTTGATGAAGAACTTGGCGTTTTTCCAACAAAATGCCCAATATCTCAAATGCCTTTTGAAAACCCCGTTACACAAAG ATTTAGCAAAAATAGAAAAGCTTGTGTACACACATTTGAAAAGGCATTCATACTTCGATTAAT GCATAATAAGGATACAATAGAATGTCCGATAGCag CTTGTAAAAAAAAGGTCTACAAAAGCTCGCTTCATCCTGATTATGAATTTCTTCACCATTCAag GTACAAAAAATTTAGAGACCATATCACAGATGCCTTGGAATATTTTAACAATATACGCAATGAAG aaAAGGAAATTTTAGATTTTGCTGAATAA